One region of Armigeres subalbatus isolate Guangzhou_Male chromosome 3, GZ_Asu_2, whole genome shotgun sequence genomic DNA includes:
- the LOC134227565 gene encoding uncharacterized protein LOC134227565 isoform X3 → MVNPLDDDDETDGPSLRDDVNDEQTNHDAKRSRKNNLSLSASFFKRRFVGETSGSLIASQTISGDSVDEILRSLWTIVKPMICREVIFVMEKGNQIPTWGESDTTYDDMGKFIYMQNHQNRRRVDISQISSKLLISWRGKVIRVHVHIYSTAVFCKQLWDLVDKQLVKFHQTDRAGAPSNQSLSQLADELRELHGKHFTGHASSWKLWANYIHTTPAHERERKKTELPPLSIIKFFRSVPTSEAVQLECSRQGLSVATTINDAFAAELSTLEEEADQIISLGQRLKHRISALRTRSSINSSLVSAFQEAHRPEENEISCSLVDNISDMVDVDHM, encoded by the coding sequence ATGGTTAATCCTTTAGATGACGATGACGAGACAGATGGTCCTAGTCTCAGAGACGACGTAAACGATGAGCAGACGAATCATGATGCTAAGCGCAGTCGAAAAAACAACTTGTCCCTATCCGCCTCCTTCTTCAAGCGTCGATTTGTTGGCGAAACATCCGGCAGCCTCATAGCATCGCAAACTATTTCGGGTGATTCAGTCGACGAAATATTGAGGAGCCTatggactattgtaaaaccGATGATATGCCGTGAAGTAATCTTTGTTATGGAGAAAGGAAACCAAATACCAACATGGGGCGAAAGCGACACGACCTACGACGATATGGGAAAATTCATATATATGCAAAACCATCAAAATCGAAGACGTGTCGATATCAGCCAGATTAGTAGTAAGCTTCTTATTAGCTGGCGAGGAAAAGTTATTCGGGTTCATGTGCATATTTATTCTACGGCTGTATTCTGCAAACAACTGTGGGATTTGGTGGACAAGCAGTTGGTGAAATTTCATCAAACGGACCGAGCAGGTGCGCCCAGTAATCAGTCCCTGTCTCAACTGGCAGATGAGCTTCGAGAACTTCATGGCAAACATTTCACTGGACACGCAAGCTCGTGGAAACTGTGGGCAAATTACATCCACACCACACCCGCGCATGAACGAGAGCGAAAAAAAACTGAGCTACCTCCACTTTCCATAATAAAGTTCTTTCGATCTGTTCCTACTTCGGAAGCTGTACAGCTTGAATGCTCTCGCCAGGGATTGTCTGTTGCTACTACCATCAACGATGCGTTTGCTGCAGAGCTTTCGACATTGGAGGAAGAAGCGGATCAAATCATATCTCTAGGACAGCGATTGAAGCACCGTATCAGCGCACTGCGAACACGATCGTCCATCAACTCAAGCCTAGTTTCAGCGTTCCAGGAGGCTCACAGACCAGAAGAAAACGAAATAAGTTGTTCTCTTGTAGATAACATTTCGGATATGGTTGATGTGGATCACATGTAA
- the LOC134222379 gene encoding uncharacterized protein LOC134222379, whose product MESLQQQHQHHLSGSEVAGTRTGGASAPITTITTTSTTSSTAAVLLADLSSIRIKGDELSRSASSPLMSSRSKEIPGLDSQRSSHCPVVREGPALGCNFCWNTRRILRRKTKYHCPECQTNLCIAPCFQEYHERQSAENPAPPATTAEAVVCMVWWIVRKSGSPIC is encoded by the exons ATGGAATCGCTCCAACAGCAGCACCAGCACCATTTATCGGGAAGTGAGGTTGCCGGTACACGCACCGGAGGTGCTAGTGCTCCTATCACAACGATCACCACGACCAGCACCACCAGCTCCACCGCCGCAGTGCTACTTGCCGACTTGAGTTCAATTCGCATAAAAGGCGACGAATTGTCGCGGTCTGCTTCATCTCCTTTG ATGAGCAGCCGATCGAAAGAAATACCCGGCCTGGACAGCCAACGGTCTAGCCACTGTCCGGTGGTACGGGAGGGTCCCGCGCTGGGTTGCAATTTCTGCTGGAACACAAGGAGGATACTGCGACGGAAAACCAAGTACCACTGTCCCGAGTGCCAGACGAACTTGTGCATTGCGCCCTGCTTCCAGGAGTATCACGAACGCCAATCGGCGGAGAACCCTGCCCCACCAGCAACGACAGCGGAAGCGGTTGTGTGTATGGTGTGGTGGATTGTACGCAAAAGTGGATCTCCGATTTGTTGA
- the LOC134227565 gene encoding uncharacterized protein LOC134227565 isoform X1 — MMSIRRRNKTTTIPFLIARNKQQLQFHCFGSFCSMMEDGEGYTDRDTGSSYEESVHQAENGVALEDSDKYIIEALDDDPEEYVHQNENGVDLEDYEKYTIEALDDAPMVNPLDDDDETDGPSLRDDVNDEQTNHDAKRSRKNNLSLSASFFKRRFVGETSGSLIASQTISGDSVDEILRSLWTIVKPMICREVIFVMEKGNQIPTWGESDTTYDDMGKFIYMQNHQNRRRVDISQISSKLLISWRGKVIRVHVHIYSTAVFCKQLWDLVDKQLVKFHQTDRAGAPSNQSLSQLADELRELHGKHFTGHASSWKLWANYIHTTPAHERERKKTELPPLSIIKFFRSVPTSEAVQLECSRQGLSVATTINDAFAAELSTLEEEADQIISLGQRLKHRISALRTRSSINSSLVSAFQEAHRPEENEISCSLVDNISDMVDVDHM, encoded by the exons AtgatgtcaataagaagaagaaacaaaacaacaacaataCCGTTTCTCATCGCCCGCAATAAACAGCAACTGCAGTTTCATTGTTTTGGATCGTTTTGCAg CATGATGGAGGATGGAGAAGGCTACACTGACCGAGACACCGGTAGCAGCTATGAGGAATCGGTGCATCAAGCTGAAAATGGTGTGGCTTTGGAGGATTCCGACAAATATATAATCGAAGCACTTGACGATGATCCTGAGGAATACGTGCATCAAAACGAAAATGGTGTGGATTTGGAGGATTATGAGAAATACACAATTGAAGCGCTTGACGATGCTCCCATGGTTAATCCTTTAGATGACGATGACGAGACAGATGGTCCTAGTCTCAGAGACGACGTAAACGATGAGCAGACGAATCATGATGCTAAGCGCAGTCGAAAAAACAACTTGTCCCTATCCGCCTCCTTCTTCAAGCGTCGATTTGTTGGCGAAACATCCGGCAGCCTCATAGCATCGCAAACTATTTCGGGTGATTCAGTCGACGAAATATTGAGGAGCCTatggactattgtaaaaccGATGATATGCCGTGAAGTAATCTTTGTTATGGAGAAAGGAAACCAAATACCAACATGGGGCGAAAGCGACACGACCTACGACGATATGGGAAAATTCATATATATGCAAAACCATCAAAATCGAAGACGTGTCGATATCAGCCAGATTAGTAGTAAGCTTCTTATTAGCTGGCGAGGAAAAGTTATTCGGGTTCATGTGCATATTTATTCTACGGCTGTATTCTGCAAACAACTGTGGGATTTGGTGGACAAGCAGTTGGTGAAATTTCATCAAACGGACCGAGCAGGTGCGCCCAGTAATCAGTCCCTGTCTCAACTGGCAGATGAGCTTCGAGAACTTCATGGCAAACATTTCACTGGACACGCAAGCTCGTGGAAACTGTGGGCAAATTACATCCACACCACACCCGCGCATGAACGAGAGCGAAAAAAAACTGAGCTACCTCCACTTTCCATAATAAAGTTCTTTCGATCTGTTCCTACTTCGGAAGCTGTACAGCTTGAATGCTCTCGCCAGGGATTGTCTGTTGCTACTACCATCAACGATGCGTTTGCTGCAGAGCTTTCGACATTGGAGGAAGAAGCGGATCAAATCATATCTCTAGGACAGCGATTGAAGCACCGTATCAGCGCACTGCGAACACGATCGTCCATCAACTCAAGCCTAGTTTCAGCGTTCCAGGAGGCTCACAGACCAGAAGAAAACGAAATAAGTTGTTCTCTTGTAGATAACATTTCGGATATGGTTGATGTGGATCACATGTAA
- the LOC134227567 gene encoding protein transport protein Sec61 subunit beta: MPAPASSTSVGSGSRSPTKPTSAPRASAGGSSNLKQRKTTTTTTAARNRTTGTGSGGMWRFYTDDSPGIKVGPVPVLVMSLLFIASVFMLHIWGKYTRS; this comes from the exons ATG CCTGCTCCAGCCAGTTCAACGTCCGTGGGAAGCGGAAGCCGATCCCCCACAAAGCCCACGTCGGCACCCCGAGCCAGCGCCGGAGGTTCCAGCAATCTGAAGCAACGGAAGACAACTACCACGACCACCGCTGCCCGGAATCGCACCACCGGAACGGGATCCGGTGGTATGTGGCGCTTCTACACCGACGATTCTCCCGGAATCAAAGT TGGTCCAGTGCCAGTCCTAGTGATGTCTCTGCTGTTCATCGCGTCCGTATTCATGCTGCACATCTGGGGCAAGTACACTCGCTCTTAA
- the LOC134227565 gene encoding uncharacterized protein LOC134227565 isoform X2, with protein MMSIRRRNKTTTIPFLIARNKQQLQFHCFGSFCSMMEDGEGYTDRDTGSSYEESVHQAENGVALEDSDKYIIEALDDDPEEYVHQNENDDDDETDGPSLRDDVNDEQTNHDAKRSRKNNLSLSASFFKRRFVGETSGSLIASQTISGDSVDEILRSLWTIVKPMICREVIFVMEKGNQIPTWGESDTTYDDMGKFIYMQNHQNRRRVDISQISSKLLISWRGKVIRVHVHIYSTAVFCKQLWDLVDKQLVKFHQTDRAGAPSNQSLSQLADELRELHGKHFTGHASSWKLWANYIHTTPAHERERKKTELPPLSIIKFFRSVPTSEAVQLECSRQGLSVATTINDAFAAELSTLEEEADQIISLGQRLKHRISALRTRSSINSSLVSAFQEAHRPEENEISCSLVDNISDMVDVDHM; from the exons AtgatgtcaataagaagaagaaacaaaacaacaacaataCCGTTTCTCATCGCCCGCAATAAACAGCAACTGCAGTTTCATTGTTTTGGATCGTTTTGCAg CATGATGGAGGATGGAGAAGGCTACACTGACCGAGACACCGGTAGCAGCTATGAGGAATCGGTGCATCAAGCTGAAAATGGTGTGGCTTTGGAGGATTCCGACAAATATATAATCGAAGCACTTGACGATGATCCTGAGGAATACGTGCATCAAAACGAAAATG ATGACGATGACGAGACAGATGGTCCTAGTCTCAGAGACGACGTAAACGATGAGCAGACGAATCATGATGCTAAGCGCAGTCGAAAAAACAACTTGTCCCTATCCGCCTCCTTCTTCAAGCGTCGATTTGTTGGCGAAACATCCGGCAGCCTCATAGCATCGCAAACTATTTCGGGTGATTCAGTCGACGAAATATTGAGGAGCCTatggactattgtaaaaccGATGATATGCCGTGAAGTAATCTTTGTTATGGAGAAAGGAAACCAAATACCAACATGGGGCGAAAGCGACACGACCTACGACGATATGGGAAAATTCATATATATGCAAAACCATCAAAATCGAAGACGTGTCGATATCAGCCAGATTAGTAGTAAGCTTCTTATTAGCTGGCGAGGAAAAGTTATTCGGGTTCATGTGCATATTTATTCTACGGCTGTATTCTGCAAACAACTGTGGGATTTGGTGGACAAGCAGTTGGTGAAATTTCATCAAACGGACCGAGCAGGTGCGCCCAGTAATCAGTCCCTGTCTCAACTGGCAGATGAGCTTCGAGAACTTCATGGCAAACATTTCACTGGACACGCAAGCTCGTGGAAACTGTGGGCAAATTACATCCACACCACACCCGCGCATGAACGAGAGCGAAAAAAAACTGAGCTACCTCCACTTTCCATAATAAAGTTCTTTCGATCTGTTCCTACTTCGGAAGCTGTACAGCTTGAATGCTCTCGCCAGGGATTGTCTGTTGCTACTACCATCAACGATGCGTTTGCTGCAGAGCTTTCGACATTGGAGGAAGAAGCGGATCAAATCATATCTCTAGGACAGCGATTGAAGCACCGTATCAGCGCACTGCGAACACGATCGTCCATCAACTCAAGCCTAGTTTCAGCGTTCCAGGAGGCTCACAGACCAGAAGAAAACGAAATAAGTTGTTCTCTTGTAGATAACATTTCGGATATGGTTGATGTGGATCACATGTAA
- the LOC134227566 gene encoding uncharacterized protein LOC134227566: MFIFVAGLSLATVLLAIANADVGMNINIKQPNAQVYHQQSPRNDQFTYGYHVDTVSNQFQHKVKGPDDVTYGCYGYVDPANKKHLVYYVADRMGYRIIFPNRPTKIFTERLSDSLNKLDGSVKSKDYDEKVVAWNDLYLPDACFRLDEILSTAASNVYQQTVQPVKVPTTTPRIQPIYVQPELPTPTQYTVPTTSVPRYVHANQHGGRYTGSNHQEEEFTSGRDSYQQGGVDNNLEVQQVTQTVPGWSGSLPDINPANINLDQFNIHTTSEDSASSATTTHFNNQQQYSLNITQLLAQIEAVNSQVITLNMLLAGMANNPTAFGNANEGSCKTVVQLLRNQRTTPQLVYVPILIPYVEGQYNVNQPFGNTAARYQQQKPCHRCQ, translated from the exons atgttcatatttgtG GCGGGATTATCCTTAGCCACAGTGCTACTGGCAATTGCAAATGCTGATGTTGGGATGAACatcaatatcaaacaaccaaacgCACAAGTGTATCATCAGCAATCTCCGCGTAATG ATCAGTTTACTTACGGTTACCATGTGGACACTGTTAGCAATCAGTTCCAGCATAAAGTTAAAGGTCCGGATGACGTAACTTATGGATGCTATGGATATGTGGATCCAGCGAATAAGAAACATCTTGTGTACTATGTTGCTGATCGAATGGGATATAGAATTATTTTTCCCAACAGACCAACCAAGATCTTCACTGAAAGACTATCCGACAGTTT GAATAAACTAGATGGTTCAGTGAAAAGCAAGGACTACGATGAGAAAGTTGTGGCCTGGAATGATCTCTACTTACCTGACGCATGTTTTCGGTTGGATGAAATTTTATCCACGGCGGCTTCCAATGTGTATCAACAAACCGTGCAGCCGGTTAAAGTTCCGACGACAACTCCAAGGATTCAACCGATCTATGTGCAACCTGAACTTCCGACTCCAACACAATACACTGTTCCTACAACGTCTGTTCCAAGATATGTGCATGCAAACCAGCATGGTGGTCGGTATACCGGGTCTAATCATCAAGAGGAAGAATTTACAAGCG GTCGGGACTCTTATCAGCAAGGAGGCGTTGATAACAACTTGGAAGTTCAACAGGTGACACAAACGGTACCGGGGTGGTCTGGTTCCCTCCCGGACATTAACCCGGCGAATATAAACCTGGACCAGTTCAATATCCACACGACGAGCGAAGATTCGGCAAGCTCCGCAACCACTACCCACTTTAACAACCAACAGCAGTACAGCTTGAACATCACTCAGCTGTTGGCGCAAATCGAGGCTGTGAACTCGCAAGTTATTACCCTCAACATGTTGCTGGCGGGTATGGCCAACAACCCAACGGCATTTGGGAATGCCAACGAGGGAAGCTGCAAAACGGTGGTGCAGCTTCTTCGAAATCAAAGAACAACCCCCCAGCTGGTGTACGTTCCCATCCTAATTCCGTATGTCGAAGGCCAGTACAATGTGAATCAACCGTTTGGAAATACGGCTGCACGTTATCAGCAACAGAAACCGTGTCATCGCTGTCAGTGA